CGTACGACTCGCTCGGCATCACGCTGGCCGGTCTCCGCGTCGAGGCCAACGCCGTCAACCCCTCCACGGGCTACTGGTGGTTCAGCTCCGGCAACCCGCTGAACGGCATCAACAACTTCAACGACATCGACCCGGCCACGGGCGACACGCTCCGGACGTACTACACGACGCAGGCCTTCTACGCCTTCGACCCGGCCGACCTGTTCGACGAGAACGGCGACCCGGTGCTGAACCCGACGCCGGTCGACAGCCTCCTCTACAACGATCCGGGCTCGGCCCCGGGCGGTGGCGATGGCGTCGAGGTCGGCCGCCCGCGTGGGATTTCGTTCACCGCGGACGGCAACACGGCCTACGTCGTGCTCTATAACCGCAGCGGCGCCGTCCAGCGGTTCGTCCGCGGCGGCACGGCCACGGAGCCGGGCACGTTCGCGAGCGGCCGCCTCGAGCAGAACCGGCCGAACCCGTTCTCGGGCTCGACGAACATCGAGTTCGAGCTCGACCGCGCCTCGACCGTGACGCTCCGCGTGTTCGACGCGATGGGTCGCCAGGTCGGCACGCTGGCCGACGGCCCGCTCTCGGCCGGCCCGCACTCGTTCCGGTTCGACGCGGGCTCGCTGGCCGCCGGCGTCTACGTCTACACCCTCAACGTCGAGGGTGAGGTGTCCAGCCGCCGGATGATGGTCGTTCGCTAGTTCCGTTCGACATCGGCCGCCCTCCGAGGCGGCTCGCCTCGGGGCGCCGGGCTTCGGTCCGGCGCCCCCTTTTTTGGTCCCACCACTTCCCCCTTCGATGCACCGTCTCTTCGCCCTCCTGCTGCTCCTCGGGTTCGGGAGCGCCGCCGCCCAGACCGAGAGCCCGCCCAAGTACGAGTTCCGCGGCGCCTGGGTCGCGACCGTCCTCGGCCTCGACTGGCCGTGCCGCACCTGCGACGCCGCGAGCCAGCAAACGCACTTGGTCGCGATCCTCGACAGCCTCCAGGGCGCCGGCATCAACGCCGTGCTGTTCCAAGTCCGCGTCGAGGCCGACGCGTTCTACGACTCGCCCTACGAGCCGTGGTCGTACTGGATGACGAACGAACAGGGACGAGACCCCGGCTACGACCCGCTGGCCTTCGCGATCGAAGAGGCGCACGCGCGCGGGATGGAGCTCCACGCCTGGTTCAACCCGTACCGCGCCAACCGAGGCTCCGGCTACGACCTCGACCCGTCTCACGTCATGGTCCAGCACCCCGAGTGGATCCTCGACTTCGGGGCCATCCAGATCCTCGACCCCGGCCTCCCCGAGGTCCGCGACTACGTGGCGACGATCATCGCCGACGTGGTCCGCCGCTACGACGTTGACGGGGTCCACTTCGACGACTACTTCTACCCCTACCCGCCCAACCTCATCACGGACGAAGACGCGGCGACGTACGCCGAGTACGGCGGGAGCTTCTCCCTCGACAACTGGCGACGGTTCAACGTCTTCCGTTTCGTCCGTCAGGTCCGCGACAGCGTGGCAGCCGTCCGGCCCGAGGCGGTGTTCGGGATCAGCCCCTTCGGGATCCACCGCCCGGGGGAGCCCGCTGGGATCACCGGCCTCAGCGGCGCCGATGACCTCTATGCCGACGCCGTGGCGTGGCTCGAGAACGACCTCATCGACTACCTCACCCCCCAGCTCTACTGGCCGTTCGGCGGTGGGCAGGACTACGGGCTCCTCGCGCCGTGGTGGGAGAGCCAGCGGAACGACCGGCACCTCTACCCTGGACTCGGTCTGTATCGGTCGGACCCGGCCACGTTCAGCGGCACGCTCTACGC
This sequence is a window from Rubrivirga marina. Protein-coding genes within it:
- a CDS encoding family 10 glycosylhydrolase, whose amino-acid sequence is MHRLFALLLLLGFGSAAAQTESPPKYEFRGAWVATVLGLDWPCRTCDAASQQTHLVAILDSLQGAGINAVLFQVRVEADAFYDSPYEPWSYWMTNEQGRDPGYDPLAFAIEEAHARGMELHAWFNPYRANRGSGYDLDPSHVMVQHPEWILDFGAIQILDPGLPEVRDYVATIIADVVRRYDVDGVHFDDYFYPYPPNLITDEDAATYAEYGGSFSLDNWRRFNVFRFVRQVRDSVAAVRPEAVFGISPFGIHRPGEPAGITGLSGADDLYADAVAWLENDLIDYLTPQLYWPFGGGQDYGLLAPWWESQRNDRHLYPGLGLYRSDPATFSGTLYASTEVPRQVRLNRNTEGIQGSVFFRASNIAFLGSKGFADTLKTDLFRYPALPPPMAWRSQAAPGTPTDLDVTADPDGDYEFTLSWTAPASGDAEARFYAVYRIPAGEEVDLDAAMEKAENLAGVTGETMFTDAPPENSYTYVVTAVSANSIESAPSNEWVVIPGSLSAEDGLTLTLRLDAPRPNPAAGPVTVPFTLTEAADVTLRVVDVLGREVAVLTDGPLPAGAHTVTWQPTASGTYLVVLDDGRQRATRRVAVIR